One Helianthus annuus cultivar XRQ/B chromosome 12, HanXRQr2.0-SUNRISE, whole genome shotgun sequence genomic region harbors:
- the LOC110895638 gene encoding ethylene receptor 2, with the protein MDAMSKTLASVGLIWLLLVVCVFGSSSDAVGCNCEDDGFFGYRNIMETQRVSDLMIAFAYFSIPIELLYFVTCSNVPFKWVLFEFIAFIVLCGMTHLLNWWTYEPHPFQLMLALTVFKFLTALVSFATAITLVTLIPLLLKVKVREFMLRKKTRDLGREMGVIKQQKEAGWHVSMLTQEIRKSLDRHTILYTTLDKLSAILDLHNCAIWMPDPAKTVMNLTHRKARGESCTMVYNVSVTIQDPDVQEIKRSETVKLLDQGSPFASLSSGGKSGDDQPHGAVAAIRMPMLRVSDFKGGTPEIIQACYAILVLVLPGGELRSWTDAELEIVKVVADQVAVALSHAAVLEESQLMRDKLAEQNRALQQAKQDAMRASQARNLFQTVMSKSLRKPMHSIMGLLSIMQNDDNLSNQQRVVVDTTVKTSNVLSMLIDDVMDDSSKDRFPLEMRAFRLHSLIKETAYLAKCLCSSKGYKFVVEADKSLPDNVMGDERRVFQVILHMMGSLLNGAKSGGGAVLTLRISMESGSHGRWAMWKSNSSDGYVNVKFEIGINDQSEGSGDNKRIHNGTVEQSLSFGVCRKLVELMQGKIWVVPYPTGFDQSMALVLRFQLRTSTMVGMLETGESSLELSNTVFRGLQVLLAEEDDVNRAVTRKLLEKLGCIVSTVATGSDCIMALNQSFQMVILDLEMSDVDGFEVASRIRKSRSRNWPLIVALTAVGDENAWEKCLQIGINGVIQKPLLLKGISDELRRVLVHTNNLH; encoded by the exons ATGGATGCAATGTCAAAAACATTAGCATCTGTTGGGTTGATCTGGTTGTTGCTTGTGGTCTGTGTGTTCGGGTCGTCGTCGGATGCAGTGGGGTGTAACTGTGAGGATGACGGCTTCTTCGGGTACCGAAACATTATGGAGACACAACGAGTGAGTGATTTGATGATCGCATTCGCTTATTTTTCCATTCCCATCGAATTACTCTACTTTGTTACCTGCTCAAACGTGCCTTTCAAATGGGTATTATTTGAATTCATAGCCTTCATTGTTCTTTGTGGGATGACCCATTTGTTAAACTGGTGGACCTACGAACCGCACCCCTTTCAGCTCATGCTCGCCCTCACCGTCTTCAAGTTCCTCACCGCCTTGGTCTCGTTCGCGACTGCCATCACCTTGGTTACTCTCATACCTTTGCTGTTGAAAGTTAAAGTTAGAGAGTTTATGTTGAGGAAGAAGACTAGGGATCTTGGTAGAGAAATGGGTGTCATTAAGCAACAGAAGGAAGCCGGGTGGCATGTTAGTATGCTCACGCAGGAGATCCGAAAGTCGCTTGATCGCCACACGATTTTGTACACTACCCTCGATAAGTTATCCGCGATTTTGGATTTGCACAACTGTGCGATTTGGATGCCTGACCCTGCGAAAACAGTCATGAATCTTACGCATCGAAAGGCGAGGGGAGAATCTTGTACGATGGTCTATAATGTCTCCGTCACGATTCAGGATCCGGATGTTCAAGAGATTAAAAGAAGCGAGACGGTGAAGTTACTGGATCAGGGATCACCGTTCGCGAGTTTAAGCAGTGGAGGAAAGTCTGGTGATGATCAACCACATGGAGCTGTGGCTGCGATACGAATGCCGATGCTTAGAGTTTCGGATTTTAAAGGAGGGACGCCCGAGATTATCCAGGCGTGTTACGCGATTCTTGTGTTGGTTCTTCCGGGTGGAGAACTTCGATCATGGACCGATGCTGAGTTAGAGATAGTCAAAGTTGTTGCTGACCAGGTAGCCGTGGCCCTCTCGCATGCTGCGGTTTTGGAAGAGTCTCAGCTCATGAGAGACAAGTTAGCCGAGCAAAATCGAGCTTTGCAGCAGGCTAAACAGGACGCGATGAGGGCGAGCCAAGCGAGGAACCTGTTTCAGACGGTAATGAGTAAAAGCTTGAGGAAACCGATGCATTCGATCATGGGTTTGCTTTCGATTATGCAAAATGATGACAATCTAAGCAACCAACAGCGTGTTGTTGTCGACACCACGGTGAAAACAAGCAATGTGCTCTCGATGTTGATCGATGATGTAATGGACGACTCTTCAAAAGACCGGTTCCCGTTGGAAATGAGAGCGTTTCGGCTCCATTCTTTGATTAAAGAAACTGCTTATCTTGCAAAGTGTTTGTGTTCTTCTAAGGGTTACAAATTCGTAGTCGAAGCAGATAAATCGCTACCTGATAACGTTATGGGAGACGAGAGACGGGTTTTTCAGGTGATCTTGCATATGATGGGGAGCCTTTTGAATGGAGCGAAAAGCGGAGGTGGAGCGGTTTTGACGTTGAGGATCTCAATGGAGAGTGGAAGCCATGGGAGATGGGCAATGTGGAAATCGAATTCGTCTGACGGTTACGTCAATGTGAAGTTTGAAATCGGGATCAATGATCAGTCGGAAGGCTCTGGTGATAACAAAAGAATTCACAATGGTACGGTGGAGCAAAGTTTGAGCTTCGGTGTGTGCAGGAAGCTCGTGGAG TTGATGCAAGGAAAGATTTGGGTAGTTCCGTATCCCACAGGATTCGATCAAAGTATGGCTCTTGTTCTTCGGTTTCAACTCAGAACATCAACGATGGTAGGAATGTTGGAAACCGGAGAATCCTCGTTAGAGCTGTCCAACACCGTCTTCAGAGGCCTTCAAGTACTGCTAGCTGAAGAGGATGACGTGAACCGCGCGGTTACACGCAAGCTACTTGAGAAACTCGGGTGCATTGTGTCAACAGTTGCCACTGGTTCAGACTGCATCATGGCTCTAAACCAATCATTCCAGATGGTTATTTTGGACCTTGAAATGTCGGATGTTGACGGGTTTGAAGTGGCGTCAAGAATCCGAAAGTCTCGTAGTCGAAACTGGCCTTTGATCGTTGCTCTGACCGCTGTAGGTGATGAGAATGCTTGGGAAAAATGCTTGCAGATCGGCATCAATGGAGTGATTCAGAAACCACTTCTTTTGAAGGGGATCTCGGATGAACTCAGGAGAGTCTTGGTCCATACCAACAACTTGCATTGA
- the LOC110895639 gene encoding bet1-like SNARE 1-2 has protein sequence MSYRRDNRASRTALFDNLDGIEEGGLRASSSYSRDIDEQENEKSLNSLQDRIVFLKRLTGDIHEEVQTHNRMLDRMGNGMDSARGIMSGTMDKLKTVFETKSSRRTCKLVIYLVLAFFILYYLFRFLLPAAV, from the exons ATGAGTTATCGAAG gGACAATCGTGCATCTAGAACTGCTCTATTTGATAACCTTGATGGCATTGAGGAGGGCGGTCTCAGAGCTTCATCATCGTATTCTCGCGATATAGACGagcaagaaaatgaaaaatctttaaATAGCTTGCAGGACAGAATTGTCTTTCTAAAAAGA TTGACTGGTGACATACATGAGGAGGTGCAGACTCATAACCGTATGCTGGACCGAATG GGCAACGGTATGGATTCCGCAAGGGGGATTATGTCAGGAACTATGGATAAGTTGAAGACG GTATTTGAAACAAAATCAAGTCGGAGAACATGTAAACTCGTCATATATTTGGTCCTGGCATTCTTCATCTTATATTACCTGTTCAG ATTCCTTCTGCCAGCAGCTGTATGA